The following are encoded together in the Nitrospira sp. genome:
- a CDS encoding glycosyltransferase family 2 protein, with protein sequence MGTSRLRLSIVVPTFNESQNIKELLRRIEVTLGATGWEIIFVDDDSPDGTAAVVRDIARTDFRVRCLQRVGRRGLSTACIEGMLAASASTVAVMDADLQHDEAILPKMLTEIEGGADVVIGTRYSGGGSTGDWNESRKTMSQLATTASRVILKQPVSDPMSGFFMLQRKVLESTVHHLSGLGFKILLDILATAKQPLRVTEVPYRFRDRIAGESKLDEMVVWEYAMLLADKTIGRYIPVRFLAFSIIGGIGIFVHMAVLSIVLHGLNVGFTTAQSVATGTAMTFNFALNNVLTYRDSRLRGLAWFKGLVSFMLACSLGALANVGIASYLFENRTQWIVAALAGILVGAVWNYAVSQIYTWGKK encoded by the coding sequence ATGGGTACATCGAGGCTTCGCCTGTCAATCGTCGTCCCAACCTTTAACGAGTCGCAGAACATCAAAGAGCTGCTGCGTCGCATCGAAGTGACGTTGGGTGCGACAGGCTGGGAAATTATCTTTGTCGATGATGACTCGCCTGATGGGACGGCAGCTGTTGTGCGCGATATTGCGCGGACCGATTTCCGAGTTCGTTGCCTACAAAGGGTTGGCAGGCGAGGGTTGTCTACGGCCTGCATTGAGGGGATGTTGGCTGCATCGGCGTCCACCGTTGCGGTCATGGATGCTGATTTGCAGCATGATGAGGCCATTCTGCCGAAGATGCTCACTGAGATCGAGGGAGGCGCGGATGTGGTGATAGGAACCCGTTATTCTGGGGGCGGTAGCACGGGTGACTGGAACGAATCTCGCAAAACAATGAGTCAACTCGCGACGACCGCGAGCCGAGTGATCCTGAAACAGCCTGTCTCGGATCCAATGAGTGGATTTTTCATGCTGCAACGAAAGGTATTGGAGTCAACCGTCCACCATCTTTCAGGGTTAGGCTTCAAAATCCTTCTTGATATCCTTGCCACTGCCAAGCAGCCACTGCGTGTCACGGAAGTACCTTACCGATTCCGTGATCGTATTGCCGGGGAAAGTAAGTTGGATGAGATGGTCGTCTGGGAATATGCCATGTTGCTGGCAGACAAGACGATCGGTCGCTACATACCGGTGCGCTTCCTGGCATTTTCGATCATCGGTGGCATCGGCATATTTGTTCATATGGCTGTATTGAGCATTGTATTACATGGGCTGAACGTGGGTTTTACCACTGCTCAGTCTGTCGCGACAGGCACGGCAATGACATTTAACTTTGCCCTTAATAACGTTTTAACCTACCGGGACTCTCGGTTACGGGGGCTGGCCTGGTTCAAAGGGCTGGTGAGCTTCATGCTCGCCTGTAGCCTCGGTGCTCTTGCCAATGTTGGGATTGCCTCCTACTTATTTGAAAACCGTACGCAGTGGATCGTCGCGGCCCTCGCTGGCATATTGGTCGGTGCTGTTTGGAATTATGCAGTGTCCCAGATCTATACATGGGGCAAAAAGTAG
- the ccsA gene encoding cytochrome c biogenesis protein CcsA yields the protein MITLILYIVATVSFLSYSLRRSEALSNVSLGITAVGFVSHTITLIMRMTGASSSAPPSFSDALSFFSWMIILVLLIVEFRHRIHVLGSFMVPLAIVSLISAAALPESEPTLQPVFKTLWFHVTLSMLGTVGFAVAFVAGVMYLIQDRLLKSKQFNVLYSKLPALDFLDHLNQQSIVLGFPLLTLGIVTGAISAELARGSYVSWNPEQTWAVVTWLFYFVVLLGRLTIGWRAKRAAYLTVIGFACVILTLVGVLLKGHAALS from the coding sequence ATGATCACTCTGATCCTGTACATCGTGGCGACGGTGTCGTTTCTGTCCTACTCTCTCCGACGTTCTGAAGCCCTCTCAAACGTGTCCCTCGGCATCACTGCAGTCGGCTTTGTGTCCCATACGATCACCCTTATCATGCGCATGACAGGAGCGTCATCATCGGCCCCACCAAGTTTTTCCGATGCCTTGTCATTTTTCTCCTGGATGATCATCCTGGTGCTGCTCATCGTCGAATTTCGTCATCGGATTCATGTACTGGGATCCTTCATGGTTCCCTTGGCGATCGTCTCGCTCATCTCGGCGGCGGCCCTTCCGGAAAGTGAGCCGACACTTCAACCCGTCTTTAAAACCTTGTGGTTTCATGTCACCCTCAGCATGTTGGGCACGGTAGGATTTGCCGTCGCCTTTGTTGCGGGAGTGATGTATCTCATTCAAGATCGACTCCTCAAGTCAAAACAATTCAATGTCCTCTATAGTAAACTGCCGGCACTCGACTTTCTTGATCATCTGAATCAGCAGTCGATCGTTTTGGGATTCCCCTTGCTGACGTTGGGCATTGTGACGGGTGCCATCTCCGCCGAGCTCGCTCGTGGATCGTACGTCAGTTGGAATCCTGAGCAAACCTGGGCCGTCGTAACCTGGCTTTTCTATTTTGTTGTCCTCTTAGGAAGACTGACCATCGGCTGGAGAGCCAAGCGAGCAGCCTATCTCACGGTCATTGGATTTGCCTGTGTCATTCTGACATTGGTCGGTGTGCTGCTCAAAGGGCATGCGGCCTTGTCGTAG
- a CDS encoding glutamyl-tRNA reductase, whose translation MHLIVVGLSHKTAPVEIRERLAVPESRLGEALTRLCSYPGVKEGILLSTCNRVEVYSVVDDVDTGYGRIQEFLADTHLSLSSEQLTPHLYWHTGDRAIAHLFRVASSLDSMIIGESQILGQLKDAFEVALAHKATGVIMNKVVKKAISVAKRVRTETKIAEMAVSISYAAVELAKKIFSNLHEKTVLLVGAGEMAKLAAKHLIAHGVGHVRITTRTSQHAVDLAEKFGGTAVPFDQFKDDMASADIVLVSTGAAHYLVGAEDVHRAVQERMNRPMFLIDISVPRNIDPAVRHVDNAFLFDIDDLKQRVEQNRAERVQEAEKAERMVIEEVTTILDWMKSLEVTPTIVALRNRVEDIKRAEVEKVLGRLGHLSTQDRELVEGLASSIVNKLIHRTMVTLKNEVNSSSGPAFVEAARRFYALDRPSSSGQQTDTYSESSRYHGDGRPQSDVEEPASESSAPKRAR comes from the coding sequence ATGCATCTGATCGTCGTCGGTTTAAGTCATAAGACGGCTCCAGTTGAAATCCGAGAACGACTGGCCGTCCCAGAAAGCCGTCTTGGCGAGGCCCTGACTCGTCTCTGTTCCTACCCAGGTGTAAAAGAAGGGATCCTGCTGTCGACCTGTAATCGTGTTGAAGTCTACTCAGTCGTTGATGATGTCGACACCGGGTATGGTCGCATCCAGGAATTTCTGGCCGATACACATCTGTCGCTGTCCTCTGAACAGTTGACCCCGCATCTGTATTGGCATACTGGAGATCGGGCGATTGCCCACCTGTTTCGTGTGGCGTCCAGCTTGGACTCCATGATCATCGGTGAGTCTCAAATCTTGGGACAACTGAAAGACGCCTTCGAGGTCGCACTGGCCCACAAGGCCACCGGTGTGATCATGAACAAAGTGGTGAAGAAGGCGATCTCCGTCGCGAAACGGGTGCGCACGGAGACGAAAATCGCCGAGATGGCGGTCTCCATTAGTTATGCCGCAGTCGAATTAGCGAAAAAAATCTTTTCAAATCTCCATGAAAAGACGGTCCTTTTGGTCGGAGCCGGTGAAATGGCCAAGTTGGCAGCGAAGCATTTGATCGCACATGGAGTGGGACATGTGCGAATCACGACACGAACATCGCAACATGCAGTCGATCTCGCTGAGAAGTTCGGAGGGACCGCGGTTCCATTCGACCAGTTCAAGGATGATATGGCTTCAGCAGACATCGTATTAGTTTCCACCGGCGCAGCCCATTACTTGGTCGGGGCTGAAGATGTGCATCGGGCCGTCCAAGAACGAATGAACCGTCCGATGTTCCTGATCGATATTTCCGTTCCGAGAAATATCGATCCCGCGGTTCGCCACGTCGACAACGCCTTCCTCTTCGATATCGACGACCTCAAGCAGAGGGTTGAACAAAACCGTGCCGAACGGGTGCAAGAGGCGGAGAAGGCTGAACGCATGGTGATTGAAGAAGTAACGACGATCCTCGATTGGATGAAATCGTTGGAGGTGACGCCGACGATCGTAGCCCTTCGCAATCGGGTGGAGGACATCAAGCGAGCGGAAGTCGAGAAAGTGTTGGGGCGGTTGGGGCATCTGTCCACACAGGATCGTGAACTCGTCGAAGGTCTTGCGTCATCCATCGTAAACAAGTTGATTCATCGGACAATGGTGACGTTGAAAAACGAGGTCAATTCCTCAAGTGGCCCTGCGTTTGTGGAGGCCGCTCGTCGGTTCTATGCTCTCGATCGACCATCATCGTCCGGCCAACAAACGGACACCTATTCCGAGTCATCTCGTTACCACGGGGATGGTCGCCCGCAATCGGACGTTGAGGAGCCAGCCTCAGAATCCTCCGCTCCTAAACGAGCTCGCTAG
- a CDS encoding sulfurtransferase TusA family protein, with translation MSEQEQSGAVPASELDLRGVICPYNFVKTKLKLETMKEGEVLSVLLDDGDPIRNVPRSVENEGHTVLSQERVDQAFRVLIRREDSD, from the coding sequence ATGAGTGAACAAGAGCAGTCGGGCGCTGTGCCCGCTTCTGAACTGGATCTGCGCGGAGTGATTTGTCCATATAACTTCGTGAAGACGAAACTGAAGCTTGAGACCATGAAAGAAGGAGAGGTCCTGTCTGTCCTCTTAGATGACGGTGACCCCATTCGAAATGTTCCGCGCAGTGTCGAGAACGAAGGACACACCGTCTTAAGCCAGGAGCGAGTGGATCAAGCCTTTCGAGTGTTGATCCGCCGAGAGGACAGTGACTGA
- a CDS encoding 2OG-Fe(II) oxygenase: MAKEELDSDKRFLLRDFLSNDECTALIRRSEGLTYEMGIGGGVVTEGVRNNERVLVDDTALADALFRRAAPWLPPVVDDRHRARFNEHWRFYRYRSGQTFQPHRDGVYMSLETYEKSEMTFLIYLNDDMMGGDTRFFADMDQVARRCPYLTVKPAIGAALVFLHSFWHEGAVVRSGEKYVLRTDVMYKL, translated from the coding sequence ATGGCGAAGGAAGAATTGGATTCCGATAAGAGATTCCTTCTGCGCGACTTCCTCTCGAATGATGAGTGTACGGCACTGATTCGTCGCAGCGAAGGGCTCACGTACGAGATGGGAATAGGCGGTGGCGTGGTGACTGAGGGAGTCAGAAACAACGAGCGTGTTCTGGTTGACGACACAGCGTTGGCCGACGCCTTGTTTCGCCGGGCTGCGCCATGGCTCCCACCGGTCGTCGACGATCGTCACCGAGCCCGATTCAATGAACACTGGCGGTTCTACCGATATCGTTCCGGACAAACTTTTCAACCCCATCGGGACGGAGTCTATATGTCGTTGGAAACCTATGAGAAGAGTGAGATGACGTTCCTGATTTATCTGAACGACGATATGATGGGTGGAGACACACGATTCTTTGCAGACATGGACCAGGTCGCGCGACGGTGCCCCTATCTGACGGTGAAACCGGCGATAGGAGCAGCGTTGGTATTCCTCCATTCCTTCTGGCACGAAGGGGCGGTGGTGCGGAGTGGAGAGAAATATGTGCTGCGTACCGATGTGATGTACAAGTTATAG
- the hemC gene encoding hydroxymethylbilane synthase, whose protein sequence is MSTSNGQRSTLVLGTRGSKLALCQSEWFQSKVHEVAPGICVTLKKIQTSGDKIVDVPLAKIGGKGLFVKEIEDALLAGDIDFAVHSMKDVPAQLPAGLDILCVPPREDARDALISRTGCSFQELPLGATIGTASLRRQAQLLQARPDLTITMLRGNLDTRLRKLKEGQFDAIVLAAAGLHRLAWAQTITEYLAPILSLPAIGQGALGIEGRADDAFVRSILSRLNHQETQTTVTAERAFLLRLEGGCQVPIAAHGTLSNDRLVLEGLVASVDGKTIIRDQIKGTSQEAHALGVQLAERLLACGGDKILREIYGSA, encoded by the coding sequence GTGTCGACATCGAACGGTCAACGCTCAACCCTAGTACTTGGAACAAGGGGGAGTAAGTTGGCGCTCTGTCAGAGTGAGTGGTTCCAATCAAAAGTTCATGAGGTTGCGCCGGGGATATGCGTCACGCTCAAGAAGATTCAGACATCAGGGGACAAGATCGTTGATGTCCCGCTGGCCAAGATCGGGGGGAAAGGGCTCTTCGTCAAAGAGATTGAAGATGCCCTGCTCGCCGGGGATATTGATTTCGCCGTGCACAGCATGAAAGACGTTCCGGCCCAACTGCCGGCGGGGCTTGATATTCTGTGTGTACCGCCGCGCGAAGATGCCCGTGATGCGCTGATCAGCCGAACAGGTTGTTCGTTCCAAGAACTTCCCTTAGGAGCGACCATCGGGACGGCCAGCCTCCGACGTCAGGCACAATTGTTACAGGCCAGACCAGACCTCACCATCACGATGCTGCGCGGCAATCTTGATACCAGACTACGCAAGCTCAAGGAAGGGCAGTTTGATGCCATTGTCTTAGCTGCAGCCGGGTTGCACCGATTAGCCTGGGCTCAGACCATCACTGAATATCTCGCTCCCATCCTTAGTCTTCCCGCTATCGGGCAGGGTGCACTCGGTATTGAAGGCCGAGCCGATGATGCATTCGTCCGTTCAATCTTGTCACGACTGAACCACCAAGAAACCCAGACGACCGTTACGGCGGAACGGGCGTTCTTGCTTCGTTTAGAAGGGGGTTGTCAAGTCCCGATTGCTGCGCATGGTACCTTATCCAATGACCGGCTGGTTCTAGAAGGACTCGTGGCGAGCGTGGATGGGAAAACGATCATTCGTGATCAGATTAAAGGCACGAGCCAGGAAGCCCATGCACTTGGTGTACAGTTGGCTGAACGTCTGTTGGCATGTGGAGGAGACAAGATTCTCCGCGAGATTTACGGATCGGCATGA